One Dermatophagoides farinae isolate YC_2012a chromosome 6, ASM2471394v1, whole genome shotgun sequence genomic window carries:
- the LOC124493815 gene encoding uncharacterized protein LOC124493815 translates to MPFSRRLSFFNNNNLLNVNKNPKIHLSDTLKQLESINKQRSNTVKNCNGHNRNFTNNVIKITNNDHHSCYDDHDNDDYDYDDDEDDLQTEKLFHTICGGNLSSEFLVPCAKNANWVRLEESIINLFKNDGKLIDGQLKQTHEDIVSLLDSNFGIFVFERLKSQVLPKAVRLLKSNIDHHDDDEDDVQCNSSGDNEYGKKNYLDTLGSVWKTFYHDILSTLECMLFSIESFNNVSIRKTTLVIFRDQILINSLLEDKLKELLIEQNRSIPANIIQMILIIQSVYERYPPSENKLQIEKIAALAITPYQGYYGTYENHNQTPIIRSKEPDNILLLPRGPFERLNGTNCNGVGGSGVNGGIYGHITTSTKATTTAKTIAKKTTTKSINNNHRPIMMMMNNNKNNRSRKISLPHLLTMTNNRNQNYVIGRINE, encoded by the exons ATGCCATTCAGTCGTCGTTTATcgttttttaataataataatttattaaatgtaaataaaaatccaaaaatacATCTATCTGATACATTAAAACAAttagaatcaatcaataaacagCGATCAAATACAGTGAAAAATTGTAATGGCCATAATCGTAATTTTACGAATAATGTGATTAAAATTAcaaacaatgatcatcatagctgctatgatgatcatgataatgatgattatgattatgatgatgatgaagatgatttacaaacagaaaaattattccatACAATTTGTGGTGGTAATCTGTCCAGTGAATTTCTGGTACCATGCGCTAAAAATGCCAATTGGGTACG CCTAGAAGAATCGAttataaatttattcaaaaatgatggtAAATTAATCGATGGccaattgaaacaaacacacgAAGACATTGTATCATTATTGGATTCAAATTTCGGTATTTTTGTCTTTGAACGTCTTAAG AGTCAAGTGCTACCGAAAGCCGTACGTttattaaaatcaaacatcgatcatcatgatgatgatgaggatgatgtcCAATGTAATAGTAGTGGTGATAAcgaatatggaaaaaaaaattatctggATACATTAGGATCAGTATGGAAAACTTTCTACCATGACATACTTTCAACATTGGAATGTATGCTTTTTAGTATCGAG TCATTCAATAATGTATCGATACGTAAAACAACATTGGTAATATTTCGTGATCAAATTCTCATCAATAGTCTGCTTGAAg aTAAACTAAAAGAATTATTAATCGAACAGAATCGATCGATACCGGCAAATATTATACAAATGATATTGATCATACAAAGTGTTTATGAACGTTATCCACcaagtgaaaataaattacaaattgaaaaaattgctgCATTAGCCATAACACCATATCAGGGTTATTATGGAACAtatgaaaatcataatcaaacacCGATAATACGTTCAAAAGAACCGGATAATATACTATTATTACCACGTGGTCCATTTGAAAGATTGAATGGAACAAATTGTAATGGTGTTGGTGGCAGTGGTGTTAATGGTGGCATTTATGGCCATAtaacaacatcgacaaaagcaacaacaacagcaaaaacaatagcaaaaaaaacgacaacaaaatcaatcaataataatcatcgaccaatcatgatgatgatgaataataataaaaataatcgttcaagaaaaatatcattaCCACATTTATTAACGATGACAAACaatcgaaatcaaaattatgtGATTGGCCGTATTaatgaatga
- the LOC124493816 gene encoding LOW QUALITY PROTEIN: dnaJ homolog subfamily A member 1 (The sequence of the model RefSeq protein was modified relative to this genomic sequence to represent the inferred CDS: deleted 1 base in 1 codon): MVKETAYYELLGVSPTCSQDDLKKAYRKLALKYHPDKNPNEGERFKAISQAYEVLANEEKRRLYDMGGEKAIKEGGMASATSPMDIFDMFFGMGRSKRDHGPRKGKDMHFALSVTLEELYNGSTRKLRVSRKEICEGCKGSGTRAPGISPEACTTCHGTGMQIRVERLRNNSNFIQQIQSVCSECQGNGEKIAAKDRCKKCTGTKVIKNSTLLEVHIDKGMIDGQKIVFSGEADQDPSYEQPGDIIVILEQKDHEVFKRSNGTNLVMSMKINLTEALCGFQKTITTLDSRTLLITSYPGEVIKHGTIKFIAGEGMPTYRNPFEKGKLIINFTVDFPDKIDSAIIPKLEQLLPERPIQDIPMNDVEEVNLHDYTMHDEERSRHNHREAYDAYEEDGDMNHGPGVQCATH; encoded by the exons atggtcaaaGAGACAGCTTATTACGAATTACTTGGTGTATCACCAACATGTTCACAGGATGATCTGAAAAAAGCATACAGAAAATTGGCACTCAAATATCATCCAgataaaaatccaaatgaagGTGAACGATTCAAGGCAATATCGCAAGCATATGAAGTATTAGCCAATGAGGAAAAACGTCGATTATATGATATGGGTGGTGAGAAAGCAATCAAAGAAGGTGGTATGGCTTCAGCAACA TCACCAATGGATATATTTGACATGTTTTTCGGCATGGGTCGATCAAAACGTGATCATGGGCCACGAAAAGGAAAGGATATGCATTTTGCATTGAGCGTAACATTGGAAGAACTTTATAATGGATCAACACGTAAACTTCGTGTTTCTCGTAAAGAGATATGTGAAGGTTGTAAAGGATCTGGTACTCGTGCACCTGGTATCAGCCCCGAAGCATGTACTACTTGTCATGGAACTGGCATGCAAATTCGTGTTGAACGTCTAAGAAATAAttccaatttcattcaacaaattcaatctGTTTGTAGCGAATGTCAAggaaatggtgaaaaaattgcTGCTAAAGATCGTTGTAAAAAATGTACTGGAACTAAGGTCATCAAgaattcaacattattagAGGTTCATATTGATAAAGGTATGATTGATGGACAGAAAATTGTATTTTCCGGTGAAGCCGATCAAGATCCTTCATATGAACAACCGGGCgacattattgttattttggaacaaaaagaTCATGAAGTTTTCAAACGAAGCAACGGTACCAATCTAGTGAtgtcaatgaaaatcaatttaactGAAGCATTATGTggttttcaaaaaacaatcacCACTTTGGATAGTCGGACATTATTGATTACAAGCTATCCTGGTGAAGTAATCAAACATGGTACTATTAAATTTATTGCTGGTGAAGGTATGCCAACATATAGAAATCCATTCGAAAAGGGTAAACTTATTATAAATTTTACCGTTGATTTTCCggataaaattgattctgCAATTATTCCAAAATTGGAACAATTGTTACCTGAAAGACCGATTCAAGATATTCcaatgaatgatgttgaAGAAGTAAATCTACATGATTATACTATGCATGATGAAGAACGTTCACGACATAATCATCGTGAAGCATATGATGCATATGAAGAAGATGGTGATATGAATCATGGACCAGGTGTGCAATGTGCCACACATTaa